A section of the Dehalobacter sp. DCM genome encodes:
- a CDS encoding ABC transporter ATP-binding protein encodes MSEMITTTCLCKQYGKALCVKDLDLSVPEGSVYGFLGPNGAGKSTTMKMILGLVRPTGGTISVFGKKMNSQNRLSVLSNVGSLIESPSYYGHLTGAENLRIVSTLKGVPEKDIDRVLHIVRLEKQKEKKVSQYSMGMKQRLGLAGALLGNPKLLILDEPTNGLDPAGIQEMRELIRSLPQQFGMTVMVSSHLLSEIDQIATSVGIISRGELLYQGSMAALHERSSHHIAVRTLDNKTAFHILNEQKVPCKLQEEALLLPKLSDAETARTVKLLFANDIGIVRIEERRKGLEDIFLELTGTAVSL; translated from the coding sequence ATGTCTGAGATGATAACCACAACCTGCCTGTGCAAACAGTACGGAAAAGCCCTGTGCGTCAAGGATCTCGATCTTTCCGTGCCGGAGGGGTCGGTTTACGGCTTTCTCGGGCCGAACGGCGCGGGAAAGTCCACCACCATGAAAATGATTCTCGGGCTCGTTCGACCGACGGGCGGTACCATTTCCGTGTTTGGCAAGAAGATGAACAGTCAAAACAGGCTCTCCGTCTTGAGCAATGTCGGGTCCCTGATCGAGTCTCCAAGCTATTACGGCCACCTGACAGGCGCGGAAAACCTTCGGATTGTCAGCACGCTCAAAGGTGTGCCGGAAAAGGACATTGATAGGGTACTGCACATTGTCCGCCTGGAAAAACAAAAAGAGAAAAAGGTCTCCCAGTATTCCATGGGCATGAAACAGCGCCTTGGCCTTGCCGGCGCGCTTCTGGGAAACCCGAAGCTTCTGATCCTCGACGAGCCCACCAACGGCCTTGACCCGGCCGGCATTCAGGAGATGCGGGAACTCATCCGTTCCCTGCCGCAGCAGTTCGGGATGACGGTGATGGTATCGAGCCATCTGCTCAGCGAAATCGACCAAATAGCTACGAGTGTCGGGATCATCAGCCGGGGCGAGTTGCTTTATCAGGGCAGTATGGCTGCGCTGCATGAAAGAAGCAGTCATCACATCGCGGTGCGGACACTCGATAACAAGACGGCCTTCCATATTTTAAACGAGCAAAAGGTCCCATGTAAATTGCAGGAGGAAGCCCTGCTGCTGCCGAAGCTTTCCGACGCGGAAACCGCACGGACTGTGAAGCTGCTTTTTGCCAACGATATCGGCATCGTGCGCATTGAAGAACGGAGAAAGGGCCTTGAAGATATCTTCCTCGAATTGACCGGAACGGCGGTGAGCTTATGA
- a CDS encoding ABC transporter permease: MFLRTLRAEGIKLHRSPVWLAFLFLPILPAVMGTFNYLQNIGILQNEWYSLWTQHTLFTSYFFLPAIIGVYCSYLCRLEHLNHNWNAVMTAPVPTATIYIAKLISASVLVLLTQVWTGILFVISGRLCGLTSPLPPDLPVWLLCGAVGGVVICALQLCISLLIRSFAVPVGIALVGGFAGLAAFAKGYGTFFPYSLLCIGMRANQPGGPMACGTGQFLAFSLGYILICMAFAVTWLKKRDVVT, from the coding sequence GTGTTTCTTCGAACGCTTCGGGCTGAGGGGATCAAGCTTCACCGCAGCCCGGTCTGGCTTGCCTTTTTGTTTCTTCCCATTCTGCCCGCCGTCATGGGTACCTTCAATTATCTGCAAAACATCGGCATCCTTCAAAATGAGTGGTACAGCCTTTGGACGCAGCACACCCTCTTCACCAGTTATTTCTTTCTTCCCGCTATCATCGGGGTTTACTGCTCCTATCTGTGCCGTCTCGAGCATCTGAACCACAACTGGAACGCTGTCATGACGGCTCCTGTACCGACAGCGACTATTTATATTGCCAAACTCATATCCGCTTCCGTTCTGGTGCTTCTGACTCAAGTCTGGACCGGAATTCTGTTTGTAATTTCAGGCAGGCTTTGCGGACTGACCTCTCCGTTGCCCCCGGATCTTCCCGTCTGGCTGCTTTGCGGCGCCGTCGGGGGGGTTGTGATCTGCGCTCTTCAGCTCTGTATTTCTCTTTTGATTCGCAGCTTCGCTGTGCCGGTGGGGATCGCGCTGGTTGGCGGTTTCGCAGGGCTGGCGGCCTTTGCCAAGGGTTATGGGACATTCTTCCCGTATTCGCTTCTATGCATCGGCATGCGTGCCAATCAACCCGGAGGCCCCATGGCGTGCGGAACCGGACAATTTCTTGCGTTCAGCCTTGGTTATATTCTGATCTGCATGGCGTTCGCCGTGACATGGCTAAAAAAAAGAGACGTTGTAACTTAA
- a CDS encoding type II toxin-antitoxin system prevent-host-death family antitoxin → MYRIIPSSDLRNKYTEISQDLKDNHQPVIISNKGESDIVAMSMDYFEEMELELEFYKSIAENYEDIAKGNYKTGEEVGNLLRRYIQNDSSELVAELKAKYTPKQEKRNV, encoded by the coding sequence GTGTATAGAATAATTCCCAGTTCCGACTTAAGAAATAAATATACCGAGATCTCTCAAGATTTAAAAGATAACCACCAACCCGTGATTATTTCCAATAAAGGGGAGAGCGATATTGTGGCGATGAGTATGGATTATTTCGAGGAAATGGAATTAGAATTGGAGTTCTATAAAAGCATAGCAGAAAATTATGAGGATATTGCTAAGGGTAATTATAAGACCGGGGAAGAGGTTGGCAATTTATTACGGCGATATATTCAAAATGATAGTTCTGAACTCGTTGCTGAACTAAAGGCAAAATACACCCCCAAACAGGAAAAAAGAAATGTATAA
- a CDS encoding DUF4825 domain-containing protein — protein MGNLLRSLPYAQFLKEGISLQTENTPYGINFNYDFSQAKNTDGNVEVNLNHVETTLSNNAIIIFALIEAGEAATEGHIILDTEEKDGKIKAYTIASYGWFRFENGIFTTVSGSGAIPTVMTFAKNANGAYVLLQYQEPQDGALYLDNWRPCGRLSL, from the coding sequence GTGGGAAACCTTCTTCGAAGCTTGCCTTATGCCCAATTTCTCAAGGAAGGAATTTCCCTCCAAACTGAAAATACTCCTTATGGGATAAACTTCAATTATGATTTCAGTCAGGCCAAAAATACCGATGGCAATGTCGAAGTGAATTTGAATCATGTTGAAACGACGCTGAGTAATAATGCGATCATCATTTTTGCGCTGATTGAGGCCGGAGAAGCAGCCACCGAGGGACATATCATCCTGGATACCGAGGAAAAAGACGGAAAAATCAAAGCCTACACCATTGCCAGTTATGGCTGGTTTCGTTTTGAAAACGGTATTTTCACCACGGTCAGCGGCAGCGGCGCCATTCCAACGGTGATGACCTTTGCTAAAAATGCAAACGGTGCGTATGTTTTACTCCAATACCAGGAACCGCAGGATGGGGCGCTTTATTTGGACAATTGGCGGCCTTGCGGCCGCCTATCTCTCTAA
- a CDS encoding DUF2922 domain-containing protein yields MAITNQKVLRMVFTTAGGKAFTITLPQPKAGLTLAQVEAVMDLIMAKNIFATSSGDLTSKKDIKVVDTTTDDLYDPPQG; encoded by the coding sequence ATGGCAATAACTAACCAGAAAGTTTTAAGAATGGTATTCACAACCGCAGGGGGTAAGGCGTTTACCATTACCCTTCCCCAGCCCAAGGCAGGCCTTACGCTTGCTCAGGTCGAGGCGGTCATGGACCTCATTATGGCAAAAAACATTTTTGCCACTTCCAGTGGGGATCTGACAAGCAAGAAAGATATTAAAGTGGTAGATACTACCACCGACGATCTCTACGATCCCCCACAAGGATAA
- a CDS encoding GNAT family N-acetyltransferase — protein sequence MSRLHHHSFRTTAVDGKMLREERANQFKEEFVRNNEPVINGSALFDQMEYQEWLDYNRNNRNPATVSPEWVPATTFFAVRKADDRIVGMVDIRHHLDHPFLAAYGGHIGYAVRPSERKKGYATHMLKMALEYAHALGITKIMLGCYADNTASVRTITKCGGIFTESKLYPDGKPINMYWIMRD from the coding sequence ATGTCTAGATTACATCACCATTCTTTCCGAACAACTGCCGTCGATGGTAAAATGTTGAGAGAAGAAAGAGCGAACCAATTTAAGGAAGAATTCGTCCGGAACAACGAACCGGTCATCAACGGCAGTGCGCTTTTTGATCAAATGGAATACCAGGAATGGCTTGATTATAACCGGAATAATCGTAACCCGGCGACAGTCAGCCCGGAATGGGTCCCTGCGACCACATTCTTTGCGGTAAGAAAAGCCGATGATCGTATCGTTGGTATGGTCGATATCCGGCATCATTTGGATCATCCGTTTCTGGCGGCATATGGCGGTCATATTGGTTACGCGGTACGTCCGAGTGAGCGAAAAAAGGGATATGCCACCCACATGTTAAAAATGGCCCTGGAGTATGCCCACGCGTTGGGTATTACGAAGATCATGCTTGGTTGCTATGCGGATAATACTGCCTCGGTCAGGACTATAACCAAGTGCGGCGGAATTTTCACTGAGTCAAAGCTTTACCCGGATGGAAAGCCGATAAATATGTACTGGATAATGCGTGATTAA
- a CDS encoding MFS transporter, with amino-acid sequence MSTQRAAIPYRIDRLPASRYLSKISVVLLLAYLFEAIDNGAVGYFLPFFAKEFALNATQLGYVGAISNVGVMIGAISSGILADRLGRKKLIAFSMFFWGFSGLVLAWSPNIYVLLIGRILIGIGVGAEVPPVLALLNELLPSKLRSLYFSICLAFFPLGACIAGLLSFFLVPTIGWRGVAIVEAIPALAGLLVLKVVPESPSWLESKGRIDEADAIITKVEQETEKQTGKPLPEVKILEHVTSLSFVKQGTFKDLFKKEHIKSTLMVTIWWPTALAAIYGLMTWFSTLLIGKGFTVSKSIGYVSLMYAAGVIGIPFVRYAVEKIGRKWTAIMGGILTAIAAYFYGGAATVTTLFIFGILYNVFSNGSAMVNNLYTPELFPTYIRASGTGYASSVGRIGAIAGPIIIGYIMQAYGVPAVFYFAVAMFVTYTIAIALLGHETKGLVH; translated from the coding sequence ATGAGTACGCAACGCGCCGCTATTCCATATCGGATTGACCGTCTTCCTGCTTCGCGTTACCTTTCCAAGATTTCCGTCGTTCTGCTTTTAGCGTATCTATTTGAAGCGATTGACAATGGCGCGGTAGGGTATTTTTTGCCGTTTTTCGCCAAAGAATTCGCCCTTAATGCAACCCAGCTGGGATATGTGGGCGCAATCAGCAATGTCGGCGTGATGATTGGGGCGATTTCGTCAGGTATTCTAGCTGATAGACTGGGCCGAAAAAAATTAATTGCCTTTTCGATGTTTTTTTGGGGTTTCAGCGGGTTGGTCCTTGCCTGGTCACCGAATATATACGTTCTGTTGATCGGTCGTATCCTCATTGGCATCGGTGTCGGTGCGGAAGTCCCACCGGTACTCGCTTTGCTTAACGAACTGCTTCCTTCAAAACTGCGCAGCCTTTATTTTTCCATTTGCCTGGCATTTTTCCCCTTGGGGGCCTGCATTGCCGGCTTGCTGAGTTTTTTCCTGGTACCGACCATCGGATGGCGCGGGGTGGCGATTGTGGAAGCAATTCCAGCTCTGGCCGGGTTATTAGTTTTGAAGGTAGTTCCCGAGTCTCCTTCCTGGCTTGAATCTAAAGGGCGTATCGATGAAGCCGATGCTATTATCACAAAAGTTGAGCAAGAAACTGAAAAACAGACCGGCAAGCCGCTCCCCGAGGTGAAGATACTGGAACATGTAACGTCGTTAAGCTTTGTCAAACAAGGAACATTTAAAGACCTGTTTAAAAAAGAACATATCAAGTCAACGCTGATGGTTACCATTTGGTGGCCGACAGCGCTCGCCGCCATCTACGGTTTAATGACCTGGTTCAGCACACTTCTTATTGGCAAAGGCTTCACGGTTTCCAAATCCATTGGATATGTTTCTCTGATGTACGCGGCGGGTGTTATCGGAATTCCTTTTGTTCGTTATGCTGTCGAAAAGATTGGCCGTAAATGGACGGCGATTATGGGAGGCATTCTGACTGCCATAGCGGCATACTTCTATGGCGGTGCTGCGACGGTTACAACCCTGTTTATTTTTGGTATTTTGTACAATGTGTTTTCTAATGGTTCGGCAATGGTCAACAACCTCTATACTCCCGAATTATTTCCGACCTATATCAGAGCCAGCGGCACAGGGTATGCCAGCAGCGTAGGCCGTATCGGCGCCATCGCGGGTCCGATCATCATCGGGTATATTATGCAGGCGTATGGGGTTCCGGCAGTGTTCTATTTCGCTGTAGCTATGTTTGTAACCTATACGATTGCCATTGCCTTGCTCGGACATGAAACAAAAGGTTTGGTCCATTAG
- a CDS encoding sensor histidine kinase, with the protein MKSMMKILLRYVFSAAGIALILLVVNFTVLVVWTIQSTGIAQKDYSIAQFADGLTLENGVYTLSEPIRDTITTQYQWAMLIANDGGKVIWSLNLPGDVPRYYTVTDIASFSRWYLNDYPVTVWARSEGLFVLGREKGSVWKYSIEEQQTMMDNFLACIPAVLLLNGFIAVLLALLFGLRLFRSLKPLAKGIEDMAENRPVALSTKGLLGALASRINQTSDKLITQEAALKKRDDARTTWIAGVSHDIRTPLSIVMGYASQLEEDPELPPAKREQAGVIRSHSERIKALVSDLNLASKLEYDMQPLRKKTVSLAVLLRGVTAGFINGGLPNGYTIDIKINDNTQNFFVEGDEELLKRALSNLIGNSIKHNPDGCAIKVALQRDGMVCTLQVSDNGTGFRQDLLENLNTSQNPSELPNRGLGLTIVRQIIKVHGGTTACYNLPQGGGEAVLSLPGLAGKGG; encoded by the coding sequence ATGAAAAGTATGATGAAAATCCTTTTGCGGTATGTGTTCTCAGCTGCAGGGATCGCGCTGATTCTACTCGTTGTTAATTTTACCGTTCTGGTTGTCTGGACAATTCAGTCAACAGGTATAGCCCAAAAGGACTACAGCATTGCTCAGTTTGCGGACGGCCTGACGTTGGAAAATGGCGTTTATACGCTTTCAGAACCTATCCGGGATACGATTACAACCCAGTATCAATGGGCGATGCTTATCGCTAACGACGGAGGTAAGGTGATTTGGAGCCTGAACCTGCCCGGCGACGTACCCCGTTACTACACCGTTACCGATATCGCAAGCTTTTCCCGTTGGTATCTGAATGATTATCCGGTCACTGTATGGGCCCGGTCAGAAGGCCTGTTTGTGCTTGGCCGGGAAAAGGGCAGCGTATGGAAGTACAGTATTGAAGAGCAGCAGACGATGATGGACAACTTCCTGGCTTGTATACCTGCTGTTTTGCTTTTAAACGGTTTTATAGCGGTATTGCTTGCCTTGCTTTTTGGCTTGCGGCTCTTTCGTTCCCTTAAGCCTCTGGCCAAAGGCATTGAGGATATGGCCGAGAATCGACCGGTCGCGCTTTCAACAAAGGGGCTTCTCGGTGCCCTGGCTTCCAGAATCAATCAGACTTCTGATAAGCTGATAACGCAGGAAGCCGCCTTAAAAAAGCGGGACGATGCCCGCACAACTTGGATCGCCGGCGTGTCCCACGATATCCGGACGCCGCTGTCCATTGTCATGGGTTATGCGAGTCAGCTCGAAGAAGACCCCGAGCTGCCGCCGGCCAAACGGGAACAGGCCGGTGTGATCCGCAGTCATAGCGAACGGATCAAAGCTTTGGTGAGCGACTTGAACCTTGCATCCAAACTGGAATATGACATGCAGCCGCTCCGGAAAAAGACCGTATCGCTGGCGGTACTCTTGCGCGGTGTCACTGCCGGGTTTATCAACGGCGGTCTTCCAAATGGTTATACCATTGATATCAAAATTAACGATAATACACAGAATTTTTTTGTGGAAGGGGACGAGGAGCTTTTAAAGCGTGCGCTTTCTAATTTGATTGGCAACAGCATCAAGCATAACCCGGACGGATGTGCGATCAAAGTTGCTCTGCAAAGAGATGGCATGGTGTGTACTCTTCAGGTTTCGGATAACGGAACAGGCTTCAGGCAAGATTTATTAGAGAATTTGAACACGTCTCAGAACCCAAGCGAATTGCCAAACCGTGGCTTGGGCCTTACCATTGTGCGGCAGATCATAAAAGTTCACGGCGGGACTACAGCATGTTATAACCTTCCCCAAGGCGGCGGTGAAGCGGTACTGTCGCTGCCGGGTCTAGCGGGTAAGGGCGGGTAA
- a CDS encoding response regulator transcription factor — translation MKDIFECKLLIVDDEPELLKMLDTILRREGFQRLVAAADCHAARRIFASERPEGVILDVSLPDGDGFSLLREFREKSAAPVLFLSARDEDENRLLGLGLGADDYMTKPFLPRELTLRLKAVLNRTYFPAALRQTAKPVFKLGETEIDLNSGTVSTKTGQLALTAKEFALLEKLYESHGHIVTGDSLCHAVWGDDLYGYENTLMVHIRRLREKIEPEPSAPQYLLTVRGLGYKLTGADGK, via the coding sequence TTGAAAGACATATTTGAATGCAAGCTTCTGATCGTAGACGACGAACCGGAGCTGCTGAAGATGCTGGATACCATTTTACGTCGGGAAGGGTTCCAAAGACTTGTTGCCGCAGCGGATTGCCATGCGGCTCGCCGGATCTTTGCCTCAGAACGGCCGGAAGGCGTGATTTTGGATGTCTCTTTACCCGATGGGGACGGCTTCTCGCTGCTGCGGGAATTCCGGGAAAAGTCCGCTGCCCCGGTTTTATTTCTATCCGCGCGTGACGAGGATGAAAACCGTCTTCTCGGACTCGGACTTGGTGCCGACGATTATATGACAAAGCCTTTTTTGCCGCGTGAGCTGACGCTCAGGCTGAAGGCCGTCCTCAATCGTACTTATTTTCCTGCCGCCCTCAGACAGACGGCAAAGCCAGTCTTTAAACTTGGGGAAACGGAAATCGATCTTAACAGCGGAACGGTCAGCACCAAAACCGGCCAGCTTGCGCTGACCGCTAAGGAATTTGCCCTGCTTGAAAAGCTGTATGAAAGCCACGGGCATATCGTCACCGGCGACAGTCTGTGCCACGCCGTGTGGGGCGACGATCTATACGGATATGAGAATACGCTCATGGTGCATATCCGGCGCCTGCGCGAGAAGATCGAGCCGGAGCCTTCCGCGCCCCAGTACCTGCTGACGGTAAGGGGGTTGGGCTATAAACTGACGGGAGCTGACGGCAAATGA
- a CDS encoding ABC transporter permease — MIKALAVEFQKIRRRKIWLIVAIMILVNVLWSLWDVGRMNAHDLAQGWICCLFQFPLLNSIMMPVIAAVVASRLCDIEHKGQTLKLLETVMPSARLFSAKFFCGALYLLAAVLLQLSVMVAVGYAVGFEGNPPLDKLFYYFLFTTAVNLTILLWQQVLSLLFVNQMIPLAAGIIGGFAGLFLMFFPQNLGRFVLWGYYGVLMFVGMDWDKTTRITDFYYTAIDWTGFCALIVMFIVIYFIGRALFIRKEV, encoded by the coding sequence ATGATAAAGGCGCTGGCAGTAGAGTTTCAGAAAATCCGCCGCAGAAAAATCTGGCTGATCGTGGCCATTATGATTTTGGTAAATGTACTGTGGTCTTTATGGGACGTCGGCAGAATGAACGCACATGACCTTGCCCAGGGCTGGATATGCTGCTTGTTCCAGTTCCCGCTGCTCAATTCCATCATGATGCCGGTCATCGCGGCCGTCGTGGCCTCACGGCTCTGCGACATTGAGCACAAGGGACAGACGCTGAAGCTGTTGGAAACAGTGATGCCCTCCGCTCGCCTGTTCTCCGCGAAATTCTTCTGCGGCGCTCTGTATCTGCTCGCGGCGGTCCTGCTGCAGCTTAGTGTCATGGTCGCCGTGGGATACGCCGTCGGTTTCGAGGGAAACCCGCCGCTTGACAAGCTGTTTTACTATTTTCTCTTCACCACGGCCGTAAATCTGACCATTCTACTTTGGCAGCAGGTGTTGTCTCTCCTGTTTGTCAATCAGATGATTCCGCTAGCCGCAGGCATTATCGGGGGCTTTGCAGGACTTTTTCTGATGTTTTTTCCGCAAAACCTTGGACGGTTTGTTCTTTGGGGGTATTACGGCGTGCTGATGTTCGTGGGGATGGACTGGGACAAAACGACGCGCATCACCGACTTTTATTATACAGCCATCGACTGGACTGGGTTTTGCGCCCTGATCGTGATGTTTATCGTGATCTATTTTATAGGCCGCGCCCTTTTTATTCGCAAGGAAGTGTGA
- a CDS encoding DUF1659 domain-containing protein, with protein sequence MALVVTALDSTLATRFQTGTTAGGGPVLRQKSLTGVKATATDQDVYDVAVALSGLVDYPLTDIRRMNIFELADE encoded by the coding sequence ATGGCTTTAGTAGTAACCGCGTTGGACTCCACGCTAGCAACCCGCTTTCAGACAGGAACAACCGCCGGCGGCGGCCCGGTTCTCCGGCAAAAGAGTCTGACCGGCGTTAAAGCAACGGCGACGGATCAAGACGTATACGATGTGGCTGTCGCCTTGTCAGGCCTGGTGGATTATCCATTAACAGATATCCGCCGCATGAATATCTTCGAGCTCGCCGACGAATAA
- a CDS encoding DUF3102 domain-containing protein: MSDLQTKRTPPVIAAEINTIKRQTSKILLISAVEVGKRLKEAKALLPYGEWGKWLEEFVSYSQRTADRMIQIFEEYGAKLLVSSEDQEMSDSSPVTNLTYTQALIILGLPEEERDEFIAENDTGNMSNQQLQQAVYLRNQELAEKEDLQKVCAEQKDKLAKLSDERDRAKKEAIENLQAVWAEQGNVLKLQRKLDILANENADAKHIAEIEQENNLLKLNLSMSQADARFELIAKGFDDLFIAIKEMAAADPDACRLYISHANQLLTKTMNKLKRMEKASRAAPKVQENPDKDENEAKD, encoded by the coding sequence ATGAGTGATTTACAGACAAAACGCACGCCGCCTGTTATAGCGGCTGAAATCAATACAATTAAACGCCAAACCAGTAAAATTCTGCTGATCAGCGCCGTCGAAGTAGGAAAACGTCTGAAGGAAGCTAAAGCGCTGCTGCCCTATGGGGAATGGGGCAAGTGGCTGGAGGAATTCGTAAGTTATTCGCAAAGAACTGCAGATAGGATGATACAAATCTTTGAAGAATATGGGGCTAAACTGCTTGTCTCATCCGAAGATCAGGAAATGTCAGATTCGTCACCAGTGACGAATCTAACCTACACCCAAGCACTCATTATTCTCGGGCTCCCGGAAGAGGAACGGGATGAATTTATCGCTGAGAATGACACAGGCAACATGAGTAATCAGCAGCTGCAGCAGGCAGTATATCTGAGAAACCAGGAGCTTGCCGAGAAAGAAGACCTGCAGAAAGTCTGTGCCGAGCAAAAAGACAAACTCGCCAAATTATCCGATGAGCGCGATCGGGCGAAGAAAGAAGCCATTGAAAACCTGCAAGCGGTATGGGCCGAGCAGGGAAATGTGTTGAAGCTGCAGCGGAAGCTGGACATCCTGGCAAATGAAAATGCAGATGCCAAGCACATCGCCGAGATAGAACAAGAAAACAACCTCTTAAAGCTCAATCTCTCCATGAGCCAGGCAGATGCTCGTTTTGAGCTGATAGCCAAAGGATTCGATGATCTCTTTATCGCCATCAAAGAAATGGCCGCAGCGGACCCGGATGCGTGCAGATTATATATATCCCATGCCAATCAGTTATTGACTAAAACGATGAACAAACTAAAGCGAATGGAGAAAGCGTCCCGGGCTGCTCCGAAAGTACAGGAAAATCCTGATAAAGATGAAAATGAGGCAAAAGATTAA
- a CDS encoding MFS transporter, with the protein MESIAQQKNNGEILIRVLALILVFSVMNATIFNIVLPVISLEYHLSPSQVSWILTSYMIVYAVGSVIYGKLADQYRLKDLLTFGLLFFAIGSIVGFLANQFWMIILARVLQAVGASVIPATAMIIPVRYFAPERRGKALGTSAMGLALGSAIGPIVAGLVTTFLNWHFLFFLSLLPLITLPLFRKYLDNERKQAGRIDFLGGGLLAGTVTLLLLAITMGKGLLFAAFVAVLSLFVFWIQRAKEPFIQPSLFQNRKYAIGLILVFLTNAFAFAMPFMTPLFLAKVNHLTPALIGLIMFPGALSSALMGRKGGQLADKKGNKLLVYTAASLIFFCYILLSSVVGVSPVFIVFILIFGNLGQTFMSIAMSNTVSQTLAREQVGIGMGLYAMLNFISGATSTSLIGKILDKNITEFHFNPLIESSAGYIYSNIFFVFAFLIVIVAFLYKKQFGTSRKTVD; encoded by the coding sequence GTGGAAAGCATAGCACAACAGAAAAATAACGGGGAAATATTAATTCGGGTTTTGGCTTTGATCCTTGTCTTTTCAGTGATGAATGCGACAATCTTTAATATTGTTTTACCTGTAATCAGCTTGGAGTATCACTTATCGCCTTCTCAGGTCAGCTGGATCCTCACAAGCTATATGATCGTCTATGCCGTTGGCTCTGTGATTTATGGCAAGTTGGCGGATCAATATCGCCTTAAAGATCTGCTCACCTTCGGACTGCTCTTTTTTGCCATTGGTTCCATTGTCGGATTTCTGGCCAACCAGTTCTGGATGATCATTCTCGCACGGGTGCTGCAGGCTGTGGGTGCCTCCGTCATTCCGGCCACCGCGATGATTATTCCGGTCCGTTACTTTGCTCCGGAAAGAAGAGGGAAAGCGTTAGGAACTTCAGCCATGGGCTTGGCACTGGGAAGTGCGATCGGACCCATTGTGGCCGGACTGGTGACGACCTTCTTGAATTGGCATTTCCTTTTTTTCTTATCCCTGTTGCCGTTGATCACCCTGCCCTTATTTCGAAAATACCTGGACAATGAGAGAAAACAGGCCGGCAGAATTGATTTTTTGGGCGGGGGGTTATTGGCTGGAACAGTTACCTTGCTGCTTTTAGCAATTACGATGGGTAAAGGATTACTGTTTGCTGCCTTTGTTGCGGTGTTAAGTTTATTCGTGTTCTGGATACAGAGAGCGAAAGAGCCGTTTATTCAGCCCAGCCTTTTTCAAAACAGAAAATATGCCATTGGCCTTATTCTTGTCTTTCTGACGAATGCGTTTGCCTTTGCGATGCCTTTCATGACACCGCTGTTTCTGGCCAAAGTCAATCATCTTACCCCCGCTTTGATTGGTCTCATTATGTTTCCCGGAGCACTGTCATCGGCGCTGATGGGGCGAAAGGGCGGTCAGTTGGCGGATAAGAAGGGGAATAAGTTGCTCGTGTATACGGCGGCATCCCTCATTTTCTTTTGCTATATTTTACTGTCTTCTGTTGTGGGCGTATCCCCGGTATTCATCGTATTTATTCTGATTTTCGGCAATCTGGGCCAGACGTTTATGTCCATTGCCATGTCCAACACGGTTTCGCAAACGTTAGCCAGGGAGCAAGTCGGAATCGGGATGGGACTTTACGCCATGCTGAATTTTATTTCCGGCGCAACGTCAACCAGCCTTATCGGCAAGATCCTGGATAAGAATATAACCGAGTTTCATTTTAATCCCTTGATTGAAAGCAGTGCCGGTTATATTTACAGTAATATATTCTTCGTCTTTGCCTTTTTAATCGTTATCGTCGCTTTTCTGTATAAAAAACAGTTTGGAACTTCCCGAAAAACGGTGGATTAG